From one Branchiostoma floridae strain S238N-H82 chromosome 3, Bfl_VNyyK, whole genome shotgun sequence genomic stretch:
- the LOC118410916 gene encoding telomerase protein component 1-like isoform X1, with protein sequence MFLETPVLSFKKKSSFLYLKQLWPPRNSQWKYYKVSFQKSPSVAFVAMGTKVSKAKQRSPSISPHPEQHHGTTQAENSSPVGNGVSKDHHSAPKGQPANQMSSQSAAKIVAGCWEKIEQQCAHNQSGTWNSKGKDRVQAGWQEVRIFVSSTFADFHAEREALVKKVFPELREWCEGRQLHLVECDLRWGVPKDSTSQTTISICLEELDRCLKETDGQPFFLAMLGERYGWIPSSEDVSADIRDNFDWVDHLSITHMEVTHGALRPKNPNAAFFLRDPTFLKDIPEEFYGSFVDDDPLCVEQLKELKSRLHLKFPDQTFDYKCNFSDVQAADNKVQLSDLDDFCTQAVEFLKNAFNKKYPEDRLQHDPLSIELLPHDTYMEQKGQLVLGREAEMEKLMQFATGDDVSSSAVPSDSGQAEQGSCPILMVLAQPGTGKSSLMAKFTMEVIQKSDNVLYHFVGCGPDTMDPTNILQRLYKKLHPSGSETEEDNEMSPDQLKEKVQKHLQDFGEKKERLVIIIDAVNQLADQSSTFHLDWLPPTFPSNVRCIVSTTEHPPTLSRLRDRQPPPDELTVPDLDKNTRQDIVTRYFKRYNKALDKEQLELLTSSDGSSNPMWLAIACEELRVYGVFEQVTAKIQSLPPYLEGLLSMVISRVIQEDETRCAEKMLCLLECSQSGLQQTQLLMLLGDPEKATPLPLLTWSQVHRSLKPFLRNTTGHMNLPGMDFCHNSIRQVVQETLLSNQATQQNYHKLLADYYQGQCASQQLVALELPYHLQQAGLHSQLVEFLRKDPRSLKMAMHSRQKYMNAIRCRTYIPPGGFHGGHVAQIVICKMCSMRMQAFTPARTMNKDTCVICGHFTPFKKEQQKVQFCMLHKPPLVAPGQDWCVVCEKPAIALRGRQNDPAYLCMMCSVGISTNRCAKV encoded by the exons ATGTTCTTAGAAACTCCAGTTTTaagttttaagaaaaaaagttctttCCTTTATCTAAAGCAGTTATGGCCCCCCAGAAACTCCCAATGGAAGTACTATAAAG TGTCATTTCAGAAGTCTCCAAGTGTAGCAtttgttgccatgggaaccaAGGTGTCCAAAGCCAAGCAGAGAAGTCCCTCCATCAGTCCCCATCCTGAACAGCATCATGGGACCACTCAGGCTGAGAACAGCTCACCTG TTGGCAATGGAGTATCAAAAGACCACCATAGTGCACCCAAAGGACAACCAGCTAACCAGATGTCCTCCCAATCAGCTGCTAAGATAGTTGCGGGATGTTGGGAGAAAATAGAACAACAGTGTGCACATAACCAGTCAGGTACATGGAACAGTAAGGGGAAGGACAGAGTACAAGCTGGATGGCAGGAAGTGAGAATCTTTGTTTCATCCACATTTGCTGACTTCCATGCTGAAAGAGAAGCACTGGTCAAGAAG GTGTTCCCGGAACTGCGTGAGTGGTGCGAGGGGCGCCAGCTTCACCTGGTGGAATGTGACCTGAGGTGGGGGGTCCCCAAGGACTCCACCTCACAAACAACCATCAGCATCTGTCTGGAGGAGCTGGACAGGTGTCTCAAGGAGACAGATGGGCAGCCCTTCTTCTTGGCCATGCTAGGGGAAAG ATATGGCTGGATCCCCTCAAGTGAAGATGTGTCAGCTGACATCAGAGACAATTTTGATTGGGTGGACCACCTGTCAATCACCCATATGGAGGTTACCCATGGTGCACTACGCCCAAAGAACCCCAATGCAGCATTCTTTCTCAGGGACCCCACATTCCTCAAGGATATACCAGAAGAATTTTATGGAAGTTTTGTAGATGATGATCCCCTATGTGTAGAACAACTtaag GAGTTAAAGTCTCGGCTCCATCTTAAGTTTCCAGACCAGACCTTTGACTACAAGTGTAATTTCTCTGATGTGCAAGCAGCTGACAACAAG gtGCAGTTATCAGATCTGGATGATTTCTGTACACAGGCAGTGGAGTTCTTGAAAAATGCCTTCAATAAGAAATACCCTGAAGACCGTTTGCAACATGATCCTCTTAGCATAG aactgctgccccacgacaCCTATATGGAACAGAAAGGCCAGCTGGTGCTCGGCAGGGAAGCTGAGATGGAGAAGTTGATGCAGTTTGCCACAGGAGATGATGTCAGCTCCTCAGCAGTCCCCTCAGACTCTGGACAAGCTGAACAAGGCAGCTGCCCAATACTGATGGTGCTGGCTCAACCTGGGACTGGAAAGTCTTCTCTTATGGCCAAGTTCACCATGGAAGTCATACAG AAGTCTGACAATGTCTTATACCACTTTGTTGGATGTGGCCCTGACACCATGGATCCAACTAATATTCTTCAGAGACTGTACAAAAAGCTACACCCATCTGGTTCAG AAACAGAAGAAGACAATGAGATGTCACCTGACCAGCTGAAGGAGAAGGTGCAGAAACATCTGCAGGACTTTGGAGAAAAGAAGGAGAGACTGGTCATCATCATCGATGCTGTCAATCAG CTGGCAGATCAAAGCTCTACCTTCCACTTGGACTGGTTGCCACCAACATTTCCTTCCAATGTTCGCTGCATTGTTAGTACAACAGAACACCCTCCCACCCTGAGCAGACTGAGGGACAGACAGCCCCCTCCCGATGAGCTCACAGTGCCTGACCTGGACAAGAACACAAGACAGGACATTGTTACCAGATACTTTAAGAGATACAATAAG GCCCTTGACAAGGAGCAGCTAGAGCTGCTGACATCTTCAGATGGGTCCAGTAACCCCATGTGGTTGGCTATTGCATGTGAGGAGCTGCGAGTTTACGGAGTATTCGAACAG GTTACCGCAAAGATCCAGTCTCTGCCACCATATTTGGAAGGCCTGCTGTCCATGGTGATATCACGGGTCATCCAAGAGGACGAGACCAGGTGTGCAGAGAAG ATGCTGTGCCTTCTGGAGTGCTCTCAGAGTGGACTACAGCAGACCCAGCTGCTGATGTTGCTAGGTGACCCAGAGAAAGCCACGCCTCTCCCCCTCCTGACCTGGAGTCAGGTGCACAGGTCACTCAAGCCCTTCTTGAGGAACACCACGGGCCACATGAACCTGCCTGGTATGGACTTCTGCCACAACTCCATCAGACAA GTGGTGCAGGAGACCCTGTTGAGTAACCAGGCAACTCAGCAGAACTACCACAAGCTGCTGGCTGACTACTACCAGGGACAATGTGCTAGCCAGCAGTTGGTGGCCTTGGAGTTACCTTACCACCTGCAGCAGGCTGGTCTGCACTCCCAACTGGTGGAGTTTCTGAGAAAAGACCCTCGGTCACTCAAGATGGCAATGCACAGCAGGCAGAAATACatgaat GCCATTCGATGCAGGACCTACATCCCACCAGGTGGGTTTCACGGTGGCCATGTTGCCCAGATAGTGATCTGCAAGATGTGCTCTATGCGGATGCAGGCCTTCACACCTGCCAGGACAATGAACAAAGACACCTGCGTCATCTGTGGTCACTTCACTCCCTTCAAGAAAGAACAGCAGAAG GTTCAGTTCTGCATGTTGCACAAGCCTCCCCTAGTGGCTCCAGGCCAGGACTGGTGTGTGGTGTGTGAGAAGCCTGCCATTGCCCTGAGAGGACGACAGAACGACCCGGCCTATCTCTGCATGATGTGCAGTGTAGGGATATCCACCAACAGATGCGCAAAGGTCTAG
- the LOC118410916 gene encoding uncharacterized protein LOC118410916 isoform X3 produces MFLETPVLSFKKKSSFLYLKQLWPPRNSQWKYYKVSFQKSPSVAFVAMGTKVSKAKQRSPSISPHPEQHHGTTQAENSSPVGNGVSKDHHSAPKGQPANQMSSQSAAKIVAGCWEKIEQQCAHNQSGTWNSKGKDRVQAGWQEVRIFVSSTFADFHAEREALVKKVFPELREWCEGRQLHLVECDLRWGVPKDSTSQTTISICLEELDRCLKETDGQPFFLAMLGERYGWIPSSEDVSADIRDNFDWVDHLSITHMEVTHGALRPKNPNAAFFLRDPTFLKDIPEEFYGSFVDDDPLCVEQLKELKSRLHLKFPDQTFDYKCNFSDVQAADNKVQLSDLDDFCTQAVEFLKNAFNKKYPEDRLQHDPLSIELLPHDTYMEQKGQLVLGREAEMEKLMQFATGDDVSSSAVPSDSGQAEQGSCPILMVLAQPGTGKSSLMAKFTMEVIQKSDNVLYHFVGCGPDTMDPTNILQRLYKKLHPSGSETEEDNEMSPDQLKEKVQKHLQDFGEKKERLVIIIDAVNQVTAKIQSLPPYLEGLLSMVISRVIQEDETRCAEKMLCLLECSQSGLQQTQLLMLLGDPEKATPLPLLTWSQVHRSLKPFLRNTTGHMNLPGMDFCHNSIRQVVQETLLSNQATQQNYHKLLADYYQGQCASQQLVALELPYHLQQAGLHSQLVEFLRKDPRSLKMAMHSRQKYMNAIRCRTYIPPGGFHGGHVAQIVICKMCSMRMQAFTPARTMNKDTCVICGHFTPFKKEQQKVQFCMLHKPPLVAPGQDWCVVCEKPAIALRGRQNDPAYLCMMCSVGISTNRCAKV; encoded by the exons ATGTTCTTAGAAACTCCAGTTTTaagttttaagaaaaaaagttctttCCTTTATCTAAAGCAGTTATGGCCCCCCAGAAACTCCCAATGGAAGTACTATAAAG TGTCATTTCAGAAGTCTCCAAGTGTAGCAtttgttgccatgggaaccaAGGTGTCCAAAGCCAAGCAGAGAAGTCCCTCCATCAGTCCCCATCCTGAACAGCATCATGGGACCACTCAGGCTGAGAACAGCTCACCTG TTGGCAATGGAGTATCAAAAGACCACCATAGTGCACCCAAAGGACAACCAGCTAACCAGATGTCCTCCCAATCAGCTGCTAAGATAGTTGCGGGATGTTGGGAGAAAATAGAACAACAGTGTGCACATAACCAGTCAGGTACATGGAACAGTAAGGGGAAGGACAGAGTACAAGCTGGATGGCAGGAAGTGAGAATCTTTGTTTCATCCACATTTGCTGACTTCCATGCTGAAAGAGAAGCACTGGTCAAGAAG GTGTTCCCGGAACTGCGTGAGTGGTGCGAGGGGCGCCAGCTTCACCTGGTGGAATGTGACCTGAGGTGGGGGGTCCCCAAGGACTCCACCTCACAAACAACCATCAGCATCTGTCTGGAGGAGCTGGACAGGTGTCTCAAGGAGACAGATGGGCAGCCCTTCTTCTTGGCCATGCTAGGGGAAAG ATATGGCTGGATCCCCTCAAGTGAAGATGTGTCAGCTGACATCAGAGACAATTTTGATTGGGTGGACCACCTGTCAATCACCCATATGGAGGTTACCCATGGTGCACTACGCCCAAAGAACCCCAATGCAGCATTCTTTCTCAGGGACCCCACATTCCTCAAGGATATACCAGAAGAATTTTATGGAAGTTTTGTAGATGATGATCCCCTATGTGTAGAACAACTtaag GAGTTAAAGTCTCGGCTCCATCTTAAGTTTCCAGACCAGACCTTTGACTACAAGTGTAATTTCTCTGATGTGCAAGCAGCTGACAACAAG gtGCAGTTATCAGATCTGGATGATTTCTGTACACAGGCAGTGGAGTTCTTGAAAAATGCCTTCAATAAGAAATACCCTGAAGACCGTTTGCAACATGATCCTCTTAGCATAG aactgctgccccacgacaCCTATATGGAACAGAAAGGCCAGCTGGTGCTCGGCAGGGAAGCTGAGATGGAGAAGTTGATGCAGTTTGCCACAGGAGATGATGTCAGCTCCTCAGCAGTCCCCTCAGACTCTGGACAAGCTGAACAAGGCAGCTGCCCAATACTGATGGTGCTGGCTCAACCTGGGACTGGAAAGTCTTCTCTTATGGCCAAGTTCACCATGGAAGTCATACAG AAGTCTGACAATGTCTTATACCACTTTGTTGGATGTGGCCCTGACACCATGGATCCAACTAATATTCTTCAGAGACTGTACAAAAAGCTACACCCATCTGGTTCAG AAACAGAAGAAGACAATGAGATGTCACCTGACCAGCTGAAGGAGAAGGTGCAGAAACATCTGCAGGACTTTGGAGAAAAGAAGGAGAGACTGGTCATCATCATCGATGCTGTCAATCAG GTTACCGCAAAGATCCAGTCTCTGCCACCATATTTGGAAGGCCTGCTGTCCATGGTGATATCACGGGTCATCCAAGAGGACGAGACCAGGTGTGCAGAGAAG ATGCTGTGCCTTCTGGAGTGCTCTCAGAGTGGACTACAGCAGACCCAGCTGCTGATGTTGCTAGGTGACCCAGAGAAAGCCACGCCTCTCCCCCTCCTGACCTGGAGTCAGGTGCACAGGTCACTCAAGCCCTTCTTGAGGAACACCACGGGCCACATGAACCTGCCTGGTATGGACTTCTGCCACAACTCCATCAGACAA GTGGTGCAGGAGACCCTGTTGAGTAACCAGGCAACTCAGCAGAACTACCACAAGCTGCTGGCTGACTACTACCAGGGACAATGTGCTAGCCAGCAGTTGGTGGCCTTGGAGTTACCTTACCACCTGCAGCAGGCTGGTCTGCACTCCCAACTGGTGGAGTTTCTGAGAAAAGACCCTCGGTCACTCAAGATGGCAATGCACAGCAGGCAGAAATACatgaat GCCATTCGATGCAGGACCTACATCCCACCAGGTGGGTTTCACGGTGGCCATGTTGCCCAGATAGTGATCTGCAAGATGTGCTCTATGCGGATGCAGGCCTTCACACCTGCCAGGACAATGAACAAAGACACCTGCGTCATCTGTGGTCACTTCACTCCCTTCAAGAAAGAACAGCAGAAG GTTCAGTTCTGCATGTTGCACAAGCCTCCCCTAGTGGCTCCAGGCCAGGACTGGTGTGTGGTGTGTGAGAAGCCTGCCATTGCCCTGAGAGGACGACAGAACGACCCGGCCTATCTCTGCATGATGTGCAGTGTAGGGATATCCACCAACAGATGCGCAAAGGTCTAG
- the LOC118410916 gene encoding telomerase protein component 1-like isoform X2, with protein MGTKVSKAKQRSPSISPHPEQHHGTTQAENSSPVGNGVSKDHHSAPKGQPANQMSSQSAAKIVAGCWEKIEQQCAHNQSGTWNSKGKDRVQAGWQEVRIFVSSTFADFHAEREALVKKVFPELREWCEGRQLHLVECDLRWGVPKDSTSQTTISICLEELDRCLKETDGQPFFLAMLGERYGWIPSSEDVSADIRDNFDWVDHLSITHMEVTHGALRPKNPNAAFFLRDPTFLKDIPEEFYGSFVDDDPLCVEQLKELKSRLHLKFPDQTFDYKCNFSDVQAADNKVQLSDLDDFCTQAVEFLKNAFNKKYPEDRLQHDPLSIELLPHDTYMEQKGQLVLGREAEMEKLMQFATGDDVSSSAVPSDSGQAEQGSCPILMVLAQPGTGKSSLMAKFTMEVIQKSDNVLYHFVGCGPDTMDPTNILQRLYKKLHPSGSETEEDNEMSPDQLKEKVQKHLQDFGEKKERLVIIIDAVNQLADQSSTFHLDWLPPTFPSNVRCIVSTTEHPPTLSRLRDRQPPPDELTVPDLDKNTRQDIVTRYFKRYNKALDKEQLELLTSSDGSSNPMWLAIACEELRVYGVFEQVTAKIQSLPPYLEGLLSMVISRVIQEDETRCAEKMLCLLECSQSGLQQTQLLMLLGDPEKATPLPLLTWSQVHRSLKPFLRNTTGHMNLPGMDFCHNSIRQVVQETLLSNQATQQNYHKLLADYYQGQCASQQLVALELPYHLQQAGLHSQLVEFLRKDPRSLKMAMHSRQKYMNAIRCRTYIPPGGFHGGHVAQIVICKMCSMRMQAFTPARTMNKDTCVICGHFTPFKKEQQKVQFCMLHKPPLVAPGQDWCVVCEKPAIALRGRQNDPAYLCMMCSVGISTNRCAKV; from the exons atgggaaccaAGGTGTCCAAAGCCAAGCAGAGAAGTCCCTCCATCAGTCCCCATCCTGAACAGCATCATGGGACCACTCAGGCTGAGAACAGCTCACCTG TTGGCAATGGAGTATCAAAAGACCACCATAGTGCACCCAAAGGACAACCAGCTAACCAGATGTCCTCCCAATCAGCTGCTAAGATAGTTGCGGGATGTTGGGAGAAAATAGAACAACAGTGTGCACATAACCAGTCAGGTACATGGAACAGTAAGGGGAAGGACAGAGTACAAGCTGGATGGCAGGAAGTGAGAATCTTTGTTTCATCCACATTTGCTGACTTCCATGCTGAAAGAGAAGCACTGGTCAAGAAG GTGTTCCCGGAACTGCGTGAGTGGTGCGAGGGGCGCCAGCTTCACCTGGTGGAATGTGACCTGAGGTGGGGGGTCCCCAAGGACTCCACCTCACAAACAACCATCAGCATCTGTCTGGAGGAGCTGGACAGGTGTCTCAAGGAGACAGATGGGCAGCCCTTCTTCTTGGCCATGCTAGGGGAAAG ATATGGCTGGATCCCCTCAAGTGAAGATGTGTCAGCTGACATCAGAGACAATTTTGATTGGGTGGACCACCTGTCAATCACCCATATGGAGGTTACCCATGGTGCACTACGCCCAAAGAACCCCAATGCAGCATTCTTTCTCAGGGACCCCACATTCCTCAAGGATATACCAGAAGAATTTTATGGAAGTTTTGTAGATGATGATCCCCTATGTGTAGAACAACTtaag GAGTTAAAGTCTCGGCTCCATCTTAAGTTTCCAGACCAGACCTTTGACTACAAGTGTAATTTCTCTGATGTGCAAGCAGCTGACAACAAG gtGCAGTTATCAGATCTGGATGATTTCTGTACACAGGCAGTGGAGTTCTTGAAAAATGCCTTCAATAAGAAATACCCTGAAGACCGTTTGCAACATGATCCTCTTAGCATAG aactgctgccccacgacaCCTATATGGAACAGAAAGGCCAGCTGGTGCTCGGCAGGGAAGCTGAGATGGAGAAGTTGATGCAGTTTGCCACAGGAGATGATGTCAGCTCCTCAGCAGTCCCCTCAGACTCTGGACAAGCTGAACAAGGCAGCTGCCCAATACTGATGGTGCTGGCTCAACCTGGGACTGGAAAGTCTTCTCTTATGGCCAAGTTCACCATGGAAGTCATACAG AAGTCTGACAATGTCTTATACCACTTTGTTGGATGTGGCCCTGACACCATGGATCCAACTAATATTCTTCAGAGACTGTACAAAAAGCTACACCCATCTGGTTCAG AAACAGAAGAAGACAATGAGATGTCACCTGACCAGCTGAAGGAGAAGGTGCAGAAACATCTGCAGGACTTTGGAGAAAAGAAGGAGAGACTGGTCATCATCATCGATGCTGTCAATCAG CTGGCAGATCAAAGCTCTACCTTCCACTTGGACTGGTTGCCACCAACATTTCCTTCCAATGTTCGCTGCATTGTTAGTACAACAGAACACCCTCCCACCCTGAGCAGACTGAGGGACAGACAGCCCCCTCCCGATGAGCTCACAGTGCCTGACCTGGACAAGAACACAAGACAGGACATTGTTACCAGATACTTTAAGAGATACAATAAG GCCCTTGACAAGGAGCAGCTAGAGCTGCTGACATCTTCAGATGGGTCCAGTAACCCCATGTGGTTGGCTATTGCATGTGAGGAGCTGCGAGTTTACGGAGTATTCGAACAG GTTACCGCAAAGATCCAGTCTCTGCCACCATATTTGGAAGGCCTGCTGTCCATGGTGATATCACGGGTCATCCAAGAGGACGAGACCAGGTGTGCAGAGAAG ATGCTGTGCCTTCTGGAGTGCTCTCAGAGTGGACTACAGCAGACCCAGCTGCTGATGTTGCTAGGTGACCCAGAGAAAGCCACGCCTCTCCCCCTCCTGACCTGGAGTCAGGTGCACAGGTCACTCAAGCCCTTCTTGAGGAACACCACGGGCCACATGAACCTGCCTGGTATGGACTTCTGCCACAACTCCATCAGACAA GTGGTGCAGGAGACCCTGTTGAGTAACCAGGCAACTCAGCAGAACTACCACAAGCTGCTGGCTGACTACTACCAGGGACAATGTGCTAGCCAGCAGTTGGTGGCCTTGGAGTTACCTTACCACCTGCAGCAGGCTGGTCTGCACTCCCAACTGGTGGAGTTTCTGAGAAAAGACCCTCGGTCACTCAAGATGGCAATGCACAGCAGGCAGAAATACatgaat GCCATTCGATGCAGGACCTACATCCCACCAGGTGGGTTTCACGGTGGCCATGTTGCCCAGATAGTGATCTGCAAGATGTGCTCTATGCGGATGCAGGCCTTCACACCTGCCAGGACAATGAACAAAGACACCTGCGTCATCTGTGGTCACTTCACTCCCTTCAAGAAAGAACAGCAGAAG GTTCAGTTCTGCATGTTGCACAAGCCTCCCCTAGTGGCTCCAGGCCAGGACTGGTGTGTGGTGTGTGAGAAGCCTGCCATTGCCCTGAGAGGACGACAGAACGACCCGGCCTATCTCTGCATGATGTGCAGTGTAGGGATATCCACCAACAGATGCGCAAAGGTCTAG
- the LOC118410916 gene encoding telomerase protein component 1-like isoform X4, with translation MLGERYGWIPSSEDVSADIRDNFDWVDHLSITHMEVTHGALRPKNPNAAFFLRDPTFLKDIPEEFYGSFVDDDPLCVEQLKELKSRLHLKFPDQTFDYKCNFSDVQAADNKVQLSDLDDFCTQAVEFLKNAFNKKYPEDRLQHDPLSIELLPHDTYMEQKGQLVLGREAEMEKLMQFATGDDVSSSAVPSDSGQAEQGSCPILMVLAQPGTGKSSLMAKFTMEVIQKSDNVLYHFVGCGPDTMDPTNILQRLYKKLHPSGSETEEDNEMSPDQLKEKVQKHLQDFGEKKERLVIIIDAVNQLADQSSTFHLDWLPPTFPSNVRCIVSTTEHPPTLSRLRDRQPPPDELTVPDLDKNTRQDIVTRYFKRYNKALDKEQLELLTSSDGSSNPMWLAIACEELRVYGVFEQVTAKIQSLPPYLEGLLSMVISRVIQEDETRCAEKMLCLLECSQSGLQQTQLLMLLGDPEKATPLPLLTWSQVHRSLKPFLRNTTGHMNLPGMDFCHNSIRQVVQETLLSNQATQQNYHKLLADYYQGQCASQQLVALELPYHLQQAGLHSQLVEFLRKDPRSLKMAMHSRQKYMNAIRCRTYIPPGGFHGGHVAQIVICKMCSMRMQAFTPARTMNKDTCVICGHFTPFKKEQQKVQFCMLHKPPLVAPGQDWCVVCEKPAIALRGRQNDPAYLCMMCSVGISTNRCAKV, from the exons ATGCTAGGGGAAAG ATATGGCTGGATCCCCTCAAGTGAAGATGTGTCAGCTGACATCAGAGACAATTTTGATTGGGTGGACCACCTGTCAATCACCCATATGGAGGTTACCCATGGTGCACTACGCCCAAAGAACCCCAATGCAGCATTCTTTCTCAGGGACCCCACATTCCTCAAGGATATACCAGAAGAATTTTATGGAAGTTTTGTAGATGATGATCCCCTATGTGTAGAACAACTtaag GAGTTAAAGTCTCGGCTCCATCTTAAGTTTCCAGACCAGACCTTTGACTACAAGTGTAATTTCTCTGATGTGCAAGCAGCTGACAACAAG gtGCAGTTATCAGATCTGGATGATTTCTGTACACAGGCAGTGGAGTTCTTGAAAAATGCCTTCAATAAGAAATACCCTGAAGACCGTTTGCAACATGATCCTCTTAGCATAG aactgctgccccacgacaCCTATATGGAACAGAAAGGCCAGCTGGTGCTCGGCAGGGAAGCTGAGATGGAGAAGTTGATGCAGTTTGCCACAGGAGATGATGTCAGCTCCTCAGCAGTCCCCTCAGACTCTGGACAAGCTGAACAAGGCAGCTGCCCAATACTGATGGTGCTGGCTCAACCTGGGACTGGAAAGTCTTCTCTTATGGCCAAGTTCACCATGGAAGTCATACAG AAGTCTGACAATGTCTTATACCACTTTGTTGGATGTGGCCCTGACACCATGGATCCAACTAATATTCTTCAGAGACTGTACAAAAAGCTACACCCATCTGGTTCAG AAACAGAAGAAGACAATGAGATGTCACCTGACCAGCTGAAGGAGAAGGTGCAGAAACATCTGCAGGACTTTGGAGAAAAGAAGGAGAGACTGGTCATCATCATCGATGCTGTCAATCAG CTGGCAGATCAAAGCTCTACCTTCCACTTGGACTGGTTGCCACCAACATTTCCTTCCAATGTTCGCTGCATTGTTAGTACAACAGAACACCCTCCCACCCTGAGCAGACTGAGGGACAGACAGCCCCCTCCCGATGAGCTCACAGTGCCTGACCTGGACAAGAACACAAGACAGGACATTGTTACCAGATACTTTAAGAGATACAATAAG GCCCTTGACAAGGAGCAGCTAGAGCTGCTGACATCTTCAGATGGGTCCAGTAACCCCATGTGGTTGGCTATTGCATGTGAGGAGCTGCGAGTTTACGGAGTATTCGAACAG GTTACCGCAAAGATCCAGTCTCTGCCACCATATTTGGAAGGCCTGCTGTCCATGGTGATATCACGGGTCATCCAAGAGGACGAGACCAGGTGTGCAGAGAAG ATGCTGTGCCTTCTGGAGTGCTCTCAGAGTGGACTACAGCAGACCCAGCTGCTGATGTTGCTAGGTGACCCAGAGAAAGCCACGCCTCTCCCCCTCCTGACCTGGAGTCAGGTGCACAGGTCACTCAAGCCCTTCTTGAGGAACACCACGGGCCACATGAACCTGCCTGGTATGGACTTCTGCCACAACTCCATCAGACAA GTGGTGCAGGAGACCCTGTTGAGTAACCAGGCAACTCAGCAGAACTACCACAAGCTGCTGGCTGACTACTACCAGGGACAATGTGCTAGCCAGCAGTTGGTGGCCTTGGAGTTACCTTACCACCTGCAGCAGGCTGGTCTGCACTCCCAACTGGTGGAGTTTCTGAGAAAAGACCCTCGGTCACTCAAGATGGCAATGCACAGCAGGCAGAAATACatgaat GCCATTCGATGCAGGACCTACATCCCACCAGGTGGGTTTCACGGTGGCCATGTTGCCCAGATAGTGATCTGCAAGATGTGCTCTATGCGGATGCAGGCCTTCACACCTGCCAGGACAATGAACAAAGACACCTGCGTCATCTGTGGTCACTTCACTCCCTTCAAGAAAGAACAGCAGAAG GTTCAGTTCTGCATGTTGCACAAGCCTCCCCTAGTGGCTCCAGGCCAGGACTGGTGTGTGGTGTGTGAGAAGCCTGCCATTGCCCTGAGAGGACGACAGAACGACCCGGCCTATCTCTGCATGATGTGCAGTGTAGGGATATCCACCAACAGATGCGCAAAGGTCTAG